A part of Myxococcus landrumus genomic DNA contains:
- a CDS encoding serine hydrolase, translating to MKPLKTKSLLTALSLLAVSFAGCGVPPEESHTDSASESQALAGPYDPWVARHNLTAAQYQTEFNTWEGQGYRLSYVSGYEDGGSARYAAIWEQTSGPAWRASHGLTSAQYQTAVVNQQAQGYRPVMVNGYSVGGVAYFAVIFHASNGVAWAARHDLTAAQYQTEFNNWVGQGYRLVHVSGYTSGGAERYAAIWDKTSGPASRAYHGMTSAQYQSTFTTNASQGYELAQVSSYNVGGTDLYAAIFHASSGIPAAARHGLSSAGYQQAVMDLKYQGYRPVMVAAHNNGSQPEFAMLWKNLTFSAADLQHIDSTVQQAMTNSNTVGLSLAITRRGRLVFAKGYGVADRTSNTPVNSSHRFRVASVSKPLTSIGIMRLIESGQIQLTDRVFGRGALLGELYGTQGTYQDSRVLNITVQNLLEHTAGGWDNDSADGSGDPMFMNTAMNHAQLIQWVLQNVPLEFAPGTRYQYSNFGYCVLGRIIERVTGLPYDTYMNNTVFTPSGATSFAVGGDTLSARLPNEVIYYQLGAGASNPYGMPVHRMDAHGGWVVTPIDAVRVAVRADGFSTVPDLLNATSMTTMTTRTTAVDTGGNPVNYAKGWSVNSLPNWWHNGYVPGTLALLVRTDDRYGPSRTEEFTWSAMTNSNNKSGSGTSDINLDSMMWNVVNGVSAWPAHNLF from the coding sequence ATGAAGCCTCTCAAGACCAAGTCACTTCTGACAGCCCTGTCATTGCTGGCTGTCTCCTTCGCGGGGTGCGGGGTTCCTCCCGAGGAATCCCACACCGATTCAGCTTCCGAGTCCCAGGCCCTGGCCGGACCCTATGACCCGTGGGTGGCCCGCCACAACCTCACCGCCGCCCAATACCAGACGGAATTCAATACATGGGAGGGACAGGGCTATCGCCTCTCCTATGTCAGTGGTTACGAGGACGGAGGCAGTGCCCGCTACGCGGCCATCTGGGAACAGACGAGCGGCCCTGCCTGGCGAGCCTCGCACGGGCTGACATCCGCGCAGTACCAGACCGCGGTCGTCAATCAGCAGGCGCAGGGCTATCGCCCGGTGATGGTCAACGGGTACAGCGTCGGGGGCGTGGCCTACTTCGCGGTCATCTTCCACGCGAGCAACGGCGTGGCCTGGGCGGCTCGCCATGACCTGACCGCGGCCCAGTACCAGACGGAGTTCAACAACTGGGTGGGCCAGGGGTACCGGCTCGTGCACGTGAGTGGCTACACGTCCGGTGGCGCGGAGCGCTACGCGGCCATCTGGGACAAGACGAGCGGCCCGGCCTCGCGCGCCTACCACGGCATGACGTCGGCCCAGTACCAGTCCACGTTCACCACCAACGCGTCCCAGGGGTATGAGCTGGCGCAGGTGAGCAGCTACAACGTGGGCGGCACGGACCTGTATGCGGCCATCTTCCACGCGTCGTCGGGGATTCCGGCCGCCGCGCGGCATGGGCTCTCCTCCGCCGGGTACCAGCAGGCGGTGATGGACCTCAAGTACCAGGGCTATCGCCCGGTCATGGTGGCGGCGCACAACAATGGGAGCCAGCCCGAGTTCGCCATGCTCTGGAAGAACCTGACGTTCAGCGCGGCCGACCTGCAGCACATCGACAGCACCGTCCAGCAGGCGATGACCAACTCGAACACCGTGGGCCTGTCGCTGGCCATCACCCGCCGCGGGCGCCTCGTGTTCGCCAAGGGGTATGGCGTGGCGGACCGGACCAGCAACACCCCGGTCAACTCCTCCCACCGCTTCCGCGTCGCCAGTGTGTCCAAGCCGCTGACGTCCATCGGCATCATGCGGCTGATCGAGAGCGGCCAGATTCAGCTGACGGACCGCGTCTTCGGCAGGGGCGCGTTGCTCGGAGAGCTCTACGGCACGCAGGGCACGTACCAGGACAGCCGCGTCCTGAACATCACCGTCCAGAACCTGCTCGAGCACACCGCGGGAGGCTGGGACAACGACAGCGCCGATGGTTCGGGGGACCCCATGTTCATGAACACGGCCATGAACCACGCGCAGCTCATCCAGTGGGTGTTGCAGAACGTGCCGCTCGAGTTCGCGCCGGGGACGCGGTACCAGTATTCGAACTTCGGCTACTGCGTCCTGGGTCGCATCATCGAGCGTGTCACGGGGCTGCCCTATGACACCTATATGAACAACACCGTGTTCACGCCCAGCGGCGCCACCAGCTTCGCGGTGGGAGGCGATACGCTGAGCGCGCGGTTGCCCAACGAGGTCATCTACTACCAGCTTGGCGCGGGGGCCTCCAACCCGTACGGCATGCCGGTGCATCGCATGGATGCGCACGGTGGCTGGGTGGTCACGCCCATCGATGCGGTGCGCGTCGCCGTGCGAGCGGATGGGTTCTCCACCGTCCCGGACCTGCTGAACGCGACGTCCATGACCACGATGACCACCCGCACGACGGCGGTCGACACGGGAGGCAACCCCGTCAACTACGCCAAGGGCTGGTCGGTGAACAGCCTCCCCAACTGGTGGCACAACGGCTACGTCCCCGGCACCTTGGCCCTCCTGGTGCGGACCGATGACCGCTACGGCCCCAGCCGCACCGAGGAGTTCACTTGGTCCGCCATGACCAACTCCAACAACAAGTCCGGCTCGGGCACGTCCGACATCAACCTCGACAGCATGATGTGGAACGTCGTGAACGGCGTCAGCGCCTGGCCCGCGCACAACCTGTTCTGA
- a CDS encoding poly(ethylene terephthalate) hydrolase family protein: MNRVGAVTFGAFLLLAGFSMTAEAAGPPVAQSANRFPLWGPLTPGPHAVGYKVLYRFDTSRTWAETRPYGKTFSADLSGRPMRISIWYPASRPQGKTLRFEDYFRGSPAPKGFEDVEAQVLERDAGTYRGYFGDAYAALAATAVNASVNAPAAKGRFPVVLTTGGQGALLTTNSTLAEYLASHGYVVVTVFTLGRSQGQPSLGLTPSEVAITVRDFEFTTSVVRDLPNVDPARLAMVGHSLGGSAAVLFAMQNTNVSAVVGMDGTYGFPNPPAEPGIRSVMDGYHYAPGRMQAALLDLRRQQPFIDLGAVRSFRHSERYLMTLGQMQHSSFTTGAMHALFLPEVEPNPAGITRRSSTEGFHWSCGVIQAFLDLQLKADPSGLVRMKQAVETHARATLTHEPAMATRPPPTTVFAQLEAQGVDAVIQTIDQLRRELPEEPVVEEAVFNERGYALLGQQKSEQAVRIFQLVAHFYPKSANAADSLGDAYVAAGQKEQARASFGRALALAPADASLNDESRASLLTESARKLKLLAP, from the coding sequence ATGAACCGAGTCGGGGCCGTGACGTTCGGTGCGTTTCTGTTGCTTGCGGGCTTCTCGATGACAGCGGAGGCCGCCGGGCCACCAGTCGCCCAGTCCGCGAACCGATTCCCGCTCTGGGGCCCGCTGACACCCGGCCCCCACGCCGTCGGCTACAAGGTCCTGTACCGCTTCGACACGAGTCGAACCTGGGCGGAGACGCGCCCCTACGGAAAGACGTTCTCGGCCGACCTGTCGGGCCGACCGATGCGCATCAGCATCTGGTACCCAGCAAGCCGCCCCCAGGGCAAGACGCTGCGGTTCGAGGACTACTTCCGGGGGAGTCCCGCCCCCAAGGGCTTCGAGGACGTCGAGGCCCAGGTCCTCGAACGGGATGCCGGCACCTACCGGGGCTACTTCGGCGACGCCTACGCCGCGCTGGCCGCGACCGCGGTGAACGCGAGCGTGAATGCCCCCGCCGCCAAGGGACGCTTCCCTGTCGTCCTCACCACGGGCGGCCAGGGGGCCCTGCTTACGACGAACTCCACCCTGGCCGAGTACCTGGCGAGCCACGGGTACGTGGTCGTCACCGTCTTCACCTTGGGGCGCAGCCAGGGCCAGCCCTCGTTGGGACTCACGCCCTCCGAAGTCGCCATCACCGTGCGGGACTTCGAGTTCACCACGTCGGTGGTGAGGGACCTGCCGAACGTGGACCCCGCGCGGCTGGCGATGGTGGGCCACAGCCTGGGCGGCAGCGCGGCGGTCCTCTTCGCGATGCAGAACACCAATGTCTCGGCCGTGGTCGGCATGGATGGCACGTATGGGTTTCCGAATCCCCCCGCCGAGCCCGGCATCCGCTCGGTGATGGACGGCTACCACTACGCCCCTGGACGGATGCAGGCCGCGCTCCTGGACCTGCGCCGACAGCAGCCGTTCATCGACCTGGGCGCCGTGCGCTCCTTCCGGCATTCGGAGCGCTACCTGATGACGCTCGGCCAGATGCAGCACTCCAGCTTCACCACGGGGGCCATGCACGCGCTCTTCCTGCCGGAGGTTGAACCCAACCCCGCGGGCATCACGCGGCGCTCCAGCACCGAGGGCTTCCACTGGTCCTGTGGCGTCATCCAGGCGTTCCTCGACCTCCAGTTGAAGGCGGACCCCAGTGGGCTCGTCCGGATGAAGCAGGCCGTCGAGACCCACGCGCGCGCGACCCTGACCCATGAGCCCGCGATGGCCACCCGGCCCCCGCCCACCACCGTCTTCGCGCAGTTGGAGGCGCAGGGCGTGGACGCGGTCATCCAGACCATCGACCAGCTCCGGCGCGAGCTCCCCGAGGAGCCCGTCGTCGAGGAGGCTGTCTTCAATGAGAGGGGTTACGCCTTGCTCGGCCAGCAGAAGTCCGAACAGGCGGTGCGCATCTTCCAGCTCGTGGCCCACTTCTATCCCAAGTCCGCGAACGCGGCCGACAGCCTGGGAGACGCCTACGTCGCCGCGGGGCAGAAGGAGCAGGCGCGCGCCTCCTTTGGCCGCGCCCTCGCGCTCGCCCCCGCCGATGCCTCGCTCAACGACGAGTCCCGGGCGTCCCTCCTCACGGAGAGCGCCCGGAAGCTCAAGCTGCTGGCCCCCTGA
- a CDS encoding tetratricopeptide repeat protein has translation MSEIPDEVHERIQALCAEGDALAEKGDPAAALRSFKAAFQLIPEPWLEYEATTWVCTAIGDMLFQLGEFSRARAALVDAVRAPEGLGNPFIHLRLGQCEFELGDLRRAGDELARAYMGGDEELFEEEDPKYLRFLKTLLKPHQDA, from the coding sequence ATGTCCGAGATTCCCGATGAGGTCCATGAGCGCATCCAGGCCCTCTGCGCCGAGGGCGACGCGCTCGCGGAGAAGGGGGACCCCGCCGCGGCGCTGCGGTCCTTCAAGGCCGCGTTCCAGCTGATTCCCGAGCCGTGGCTCGAGTACGAGGCGACCACCTGGGTCTGCACGGCCATTGGCGACATGCTCTTCCAGTTGGGGGAGTTCTCGCGGGCCCGCGCCGCGCTCGTGGATGCCGTCAGAGCGCCCGAGGGATTGGGCAACCCGTTCATCCACCTGCGCCTGGGGCAGTGCGAGTTCGAGCTGGGCGACCTGCGGCGCGCGGGGGACGAGCTGGCGCGAGCCTACATGGGCGGGGACGAGGAGCTCTTCGAGGAGGAGGACCCGAAGTACCTGCGCTTCCTCAAGACGTTGCTGAAGCCACACCAGGACGCCTGA
- a CDS encoding glycine-rich protein: MSGLVAMALSGLAVADVVILNPGELKGQVSLGPVSIQEFHLRATSSGGLTASKTFTASPYSLTVESGHAYQGHLRASFVSPSGGQSFLEVARKNFVSVDNQVGPTTMNFNYPNTRLIPFSLGVVGGTLARYDLFAAVSGSTEDHASGTYRSLTGTQPASASDSLAMIPSSQVSVTGRVSVTTLSGIEVQRELQARTFDMLQGTSSLSWTIDLSDTGHVAGTIAVPPGVTVLYHQLYVKGVQGTGTAGIDAVRQVSAGASYDLELPPGPYDIYLRTQFSAGPQYSDTKSYRVTVTTGATTPLNFTDPMGTARIPLLVGGFLSNADVTSAEVLLMREDPPPGLATQAHSDVLVNGRLDLLVPSGSWRQRVLSLYFHDVSNPAVEHTSVVSRHSLGNISPLVPVAGGSTVSFSPQPVTLVRTTLYFDVQEASPGAPETLLSYPSATLRRTSFDANSGGGWDVSTTASSSATDKSVVSVKLIAEPGTHSLNAVALVNGGYTQFPSQSLTIAEPTPTPAGTNVSITPVDKQDLKVDITFPGVSAGGITTVVESPLGPEVPQGLKSFCADGASAEGLECSPVFYDIATTAQFTEATVCVRRKFQGTNALSQFLRLYHFNKDALPSGQWEELPPPPGMVEPAFDCSADPATCGCDSVESCGFDYTVDPPVSVMLICGVTSSFSPFAVFEKGVTFTNKVGGVEYQGPTGPPSPRTWTAPKAGAYRITATGASGASSAAGLAGGCGARVGGVFNLQANDTLVLRVGQKGTATTYNAGGGGGSFVALNGNPLLVAGGGGGVRTGALVPGRHGNTGTAGTAGSTNTKYLSAFVAGGTAGQGGTRATTYGSGGGGWFGNGASDGTFGEGGFSFLAGSQGGAGKACGGLAHGGYGGGGAGNGCYGAGGGGGYSGGGGGLVGGGGGSWNTGSQPVAVGGSCTPHGHGEITIEFAHP, encoded by the coding sequence ATGTCAGGCCTTGTCGCGATGGCCTTGTCGGGGCTGGCTGTCGCCGATGTGGTGATTCTCAACCCCGGGGAGCTCAAGGGCCAGGTCTCCTTGGGCCCGGTGTCGATTCAAGAGTTTCATCTGCGCGCCACGTCGTCGGGTGGCCTCACGGCGTCCAAGACCTTCACGGCGAGCCCCTACTCCCTGACGGTGGAGAGCGGCCACGCCTATCAAGGTCACCTCAGGGCCTCGTTCGTCAGTCCATCGGGCGGGCAGTCCTTCCTGGAGGTCGCTCGGAAGAACTTCGTGTCGGTCGACAACCAGGTCGGGCCGACCACGATGAACTTCAACTACCCCAACACCCGCCTCATCCCGTTCTCGCTCGGGGTGGTGGGGGGAACACTCGCCCGATACGACCTCTTCGCGGCGGTGAGTGGCTCGACGGAAGACCATGCGTCGGGAACCTATCGGTCGCTCACGGGGACCCAGCCGGCGTCCGCCTCGGATTCGCTCGCCATGATTCCCTCGAGCCAGGTCTCGGTGACGGGCCGGGTGTCCGTGACCACGCTCTCGGGCATCGAAGTGCAGCGCGAGCTCCAGGCGCGGACGTTCGACATGCTCCAGGGGACGAGCAGCCTCTCCTGGACCATTGACCTCTCCGACACGGGGCACGTCGCGGGCACCATCGCCGTCCCGCCGGGAGTCACCGTCCTCTACCACCAGCTCTACGTCAAAGGCGTCCAGGGCACGGGGACGGCGGGCATCGACGCCGTCCGGCAGGTTTCCGCCGGGGCCTCCTATGACCTGGAGCTGCCGCCGGGGCCGTATGACATCTATCTGCGCACGCAGTTCTCGGCGGGCCCCCAGTACTCGGACACGAAGTCGTATCGGGTCACCGTCACGACGGGCGCGACGACGCCCCTGAACTTCACCGACCCGATGGGCACCGCGCGGATTCCGCTGCTCGTCGGCGGCTTCCTGTCCAACGCGGATGTCACTTCGGCGGAGGTTCTTCTCATGCGCGAGGACCCGCCGCCGGGCCTCGCCACGCAGGCGCATTCCGACGTCCTGGTGAACGGGCGGCTCGACCTCCTGGTTCCCTCGGGGAGCTGGAGGCAGCGCGTCCTCTCCCTGTACTTCCACGACGTGTCCAACCCAGCGGTCGAGCACACCTCGGTCGTGAGTCGCCATTCCCTGGGCAACATCTCGCCCCTGGTTCCGGTGGCGGGAGGCTCGACGGTGAGCTTCAGCCCTCAGCCGGTGACGCTGGTCCGGACCACCCTCTACTTCGACGTGCAGGAGGCGAGCCCGGGTGCCCCGGAGACGCTGCTCAGCTACCCGTCCGCGACGCTGCGCCGGACCAGCTTCGATGCGAACAGCGGAGGAGGGTGGGACGTGAGCACCACGGCCTCCAGCTCCGCGACCGACAAGAGTGTGGTCTCCGTGAAGCTCATCGCCGAGCCCGGCACGCATTCCCTCAATGCGGTCGCCCTGGTCAACGGGGGCTACACGCAGTTCCCCAGCCAGAGCCTCACCATCGCGGAGCCGACACCGACGCCGGCCGGCACGAACGTGTCGATAACGCCTGTCGACAAGCAGGACCTCAAGGTGGACATCACGTTCCCCGGGGTGTCGGCCGGAGGAATCACCACGGTGGTCGAGTCGCCGCTGGGGCCCGAGGTTCCCCAAGGGCTCAAGTCGTTCTGCGCGGATGGGGCGAGCGCGGAGGGGCTCGAGTGCAGCCCGGTGTTCTATGACATCGCGACCACCGCGCAGTTCACCGAGGCGACGGTGTGCGTCCGCAGGAAGTTCCAGGGGACCAACGCGCTGTCGCAGTTCCTGCGGCTCTACCACTTCAACAAGGATGCGCTTCCCTCGGGCCAGTGGGAGGAGTTGCCCCCGCCTCCGGGGATGGTGGAGCCGGCGTTCGATTGCAGCGCCGACCCGGCGACGTGCGGCTGTGATTCCGTGGAGAGCTGCGGCTTTGACTACACCGTGGACCCGCCGGTGAGCGTGATGTTGATTTGCGGCGTCACGAGCAGCTTCTCGCCCTTCGCCGTGTTCGAGAAGGGGGTGACGTTCACGAACAAGGTGGGTGGGGTGGAGTACCAGGGGCCGACGGGACCGCCGTCACCTCGGACGTGGACGGCGCCGAAGGCGGGGGCATACCGAATCACGGCCACGGGGGCGAGTGGTGCGAGTTCGGCGGCGGGCCTCGCGGGGGGATGCGGGGCGCGGGTGGGCGGCGTGTTCAACCTCCAGGCGAACGACACGTTGGTGCTTCGCGTGGGCCAGAAGGGGACGGCGACGACCTACAACGCGGGAGGCGGCGGTGGCTCCTTCGTGGCCTTGAATGGCAATCCGCTGCTCGTCGCGGGTGGGGGCGGTGGTGTGCGCACGGGGGCGCTGGTTCCGGGGCGACACGGCAACACGGGCACGGCGGGCACGGCGGGCTCGACGAACACCAAGTACCTGTCGGCGTTCGTCGCGGGTGGGACGGCGGGCCAGGGAGGGACTCGGGCCACGACCTACGGCTCGGGCGGCGGGGGCTGGTTTGGCAACGGCGCCTCCGACGGGACCTTTGGTGAAGGTGGCTTCTCCTTCCTGGCGGGAAGCCAGGGTGGGGCCGGCAAGGCGTGCGGTGGCCTGGCGCATGGAGGCTATGGCGGTGGTGGCGCGGGCAACGGCTGCTATGGCGCGGGCGGCGGCGGTGGCTACTCAGGCGGTGGCGGTGGCCTCGTGGGTGGAGGCGGTGGCTCGTGGAACACGGGCAGCCAGCCCGTGGCGGTCGGTGGCTCGTGCACGCCCCATGGCCACGGGGAAATCACCATCGAGTTCGCCCACCCGTAG